One Capsicum annuum cultivar UCD-10X-F1 chromosome 2, UCD10Xv1.1, whole genome shotgun sequence genomic window carries:
- the LOC107857592 gene encoding uncharacterized protein LOC107857592: MDWERRVNGGDYNNLTSSSSSSSSSYIQHPVSKFDTLAGVAIRYGVEVADIKRINGLVSDLQMFALKTLNIPLPGRHTPSPVLSNGQHTQRPRSSDQTSSSRRHSDLFDSFQSLKLKSSSPQPKVSPAMSSLQGYYGLKPPDEKAQSEGFEMAVYRKGGSHYLEDGPFYKSSPLSNPPLSLQRKSKSVANGFMSENGVPTNHLSTEDTRDNGSDRWFEKLVRRRQKLETDFTRTPEMLLKEDNSNNGWFSAVTGKGLALRPKSANRTLCGADAEASSISPIPTGLGDSFINDSASVVRKSSSTSNLQDSDTGTLSSLWNLKPDFQAISTAAITKPIFDGLPKPITGRRNKAALD; the protein is encoded by the exons ATGGATTGGGAAAGGAGAGTGAATGGAGGAGATTATAATAATCTGACATCATCCTCTTCGTCTTCGTCTTCTAGTTATATACAACACCCAGTTTCCAAATTTGATACCCTTGCTGGCGTAGCTATCAGATATGGCGTTGAG GTGGCTGATATTAAAAGGATAAATGGCCTGGTATCAGATCTCCAAATGTTTGCTCTAAAAACACTTAATATACCATTACCTGGGAGGCATACCCCCTCGCCAGTTTTATCAAATGGTCAACACACTCAAAG ACCTCGCAGCTCTGACCAGACCTCTTCAAGTCGTCGACACTCTGATTTATTTGATTCGTTTCAATCCCTGAAACTGAAATCATCCTCTCCCCAACCAAAAGTTTCACCAGCTATGAGCAGCTTACAAGGATATTATGGTCTTAAACCGCCAGATGAGAAAGCTCAATCTGAAGGATTTGAAATGGCTGTGTATCGTAAGGGAGGATCACATTATTTAGAAGATGGCCCATTTTACAAATCCTCTCCTCTTTCAAATCCACCACTTAGTCTTCAGAGAAAATCCAAGAGTGTAGCTAATGGTTTTATGTCAGAGAATGGAGTTCCTACAAATCACCTATCAACAGAAGACACCAGAGACAATGGTTCCGATAGATGGTTTGAGAAATTAGTGAGAAGGCGTCAAAAGTTGGAAACTGATTTCACGCGTACTCCAGAAATGCTGTTGAAGGAAGATAACAGCAACAACGGCTGGTTTTCAGCTGTCACTGGGAAGGGCTTAGCTCTGAGACCCAAATCAGCTAATCGAACTCTCTGTGGGGCAGATGCCGAAGCAAGTTCAATAAGTCCTATTCCTACTGGCTTAGGGGATTCTTTTATAAACGACAGTGCTTCCGTAGTTAGGAAGTCATCAAGTACATCGAATTTGCAAGATTCAGATACCGGTACATTGTCTTCTCTGTGGAATTTGAAGCCAGATTTTCAAGCAATTTCCACTGCAGCCATTACTAAGCCAATCTTTGATGGCCTACCTAAACCAATTACAGGTCGAAGAAACAAGGCTGCGCTCGATTAG